The genome window TCTACGAGCTGGACCACGCCAAGTTCTCCACCAGCCGCAACCACCTGATCCGGGGCGCCGAGCTGGTGGCCGAAACGCCCCGGGACACCGCCCGGTTCTACCTGGCGCTGACCCTGCCCGAGCGGGAGCGGACCAACTTCGACCGGGCCGCCCTGGCCGAGGTGACGGCCCGCCGGCTGACCGGCCCGTGGAACGAGCTGGCCGCCCGGCTGGCCGAGCGCACCGAGCCGGTCGGCGCGGAGCCGCAGCAGATCACCGCCGCCGGCCGGGCCGACGAGGAGCGGTTCGCGGCCGCACTGCGCGACTGCTTCGAGCTGACCGGCTTCAGCGTCGCCCGGGCCGCCGCGCTGCTCGCCGACCGGATCGCCGAGCTGAACGAACGGGCCGCCGGGCCGGGCGAGTTGGGCGACCTGCTGGCCGCCGTGCGGTCGCTGCTCGCCTGGTCCGCGCCGATCCTGGTGGACACCGCGCGCCGGGCCGCCGAGGCCGGGGTGGTGCTCGCGCTCGACGCCGGGCCGGCCGACAAGATCGCACCCTTCCGGGTACCGCCGCTGCCATGACCTCGACCTCCCTGCCGCCGGCGGCCGCGGCGGCCCACCTCACCGTGGGCCGGGCGGAACGCCTGCTGCTGCCGGCCGCGTTCGTCACCAACCTGGGCAACAACATCCAGCTGATCGCCGCCTCGCTGCTGGTCTTCCGCAGCACCGGCACCGCGCTCTCGGTCGGCTGGGTGTACATCGTGACGGCCCTGCCGCAGGTGGCGCTCTCGGCGGCGGCCGGGCGGCTGGCGGACCGGTTCGACCGGCGGACCCTGTGCCTGCTGGCCGACGCGGCCAGTGCGCTGGCCGCGCTGGCCCTGCCGGCCTGGCTGCTGGCGCACGGGCCGGCCCGGGTCGGGGCCTACGCCGTCAGCTTCCTGCTGGCCTGCCTGGCGGCGCTGTTCACGCCCGCCAGCCAGGCGCTGGTCAAGGAGCGGATCGCCGACGAGCGGCTGGGGACCTTCGGTTCGCGCTACGAGATGGCGGTCCAGGCGGGCATGGTGCTCTCCGGCCTGGTCGGCGGAGTGGTCGCCCAGTTCGCCGGGGTGGTACCGCTGTTCTTCTTCAACGCGGCGACCTTCCTGGCCTCCGCCGCGTGCATGCTGCTGATCGGGCGCCACCGCCCGGTGGACCGCCCCGCGCCCGCCGGGGAGCGGCCGGCCCGGGCGGGGAACGGGCCGGTGCTGCGGCTCGGCGCGCTGTACTGCGTCGGCAGCGTCATCGCCACCACGGCCAACACGCTGCTGATGGTCGTGGTGGTGCGCCGCTTCCACCAGGGCTCCGGCCTGCTCGGCGTGGTCGACGCGCTGGCCTGCGTCGGCATGCTGATCGGGGCCGCGCTCTACCAGCGGTGGCAACACCGCGTCGACTACCGGAAGTTGCTGCTCTGGGGCTACCTGGTCTGCGCGCTGCTGGCCCTGGTGCAGCCGATCTCGGTGTGGACCATGCTGCCCGGGATCCTGCTCGGCGGGACCACCTTCGCGCTGGGCCGGCTGCCCTCGCGGGTCGAGCTGACCCGGGCGGTCCGCGCCGACCGGGCCGGGCGGGTCTTCGGCACCGTCAACGCGCTCGGCCTGGCCGCCGCCGTGCTGGTCACCGTGCTGGTCGCCACCGTCTGCGACCAGGCCGGGGCGGTCCGCGGCTACCTCACCCTGGCGGCCGTCACCGCAATGCCCACGGTGCTGCTCGCCGGATCGCTCCTGGTGCCCCGGTGGGCCCCCAACTCACGTCGTACCCAACCCGGTTGTACGGAGACATCGTGAAACTGCTGACCATCGAAACCGTCCAGTACCTGTCGTACTACATCTCGCGCTACCGCCAGGTCGAGGCCTTCGGGGTGGACCTGTACGTGCTCAACGGCGAAGGCACGCCCGACTTCTGGCCCGAGGAGAAGTACCGGCTGGCCGGCACCCGGGACGTCGCGCGGATCGTCGAGCTGGCCCAGGAGTGGCACAAGACCGAGCAGTTCGACGGCGTGATCACCTTCTCCGAGTCGGCGGTGATCACCGTCGCCGCGGTGGCCGAGGGCCTCGGCCTGCCCACCATCGGGGTGGCGGCCGCCAAGGCCAGCCGCAACAAGTACCTGATGCGCCAGGCGCACGAGCGCGGCAACGCCCCGCACCCGGCCTTCCGCCTGGTCGAGTCGGCCGAGGACGCGCTCGCCGCGGCCGAGGAGTTCGGCTACCCGGTGATCATCAAGCCGACCCTGGGCGCCGGCAGCAACTACGTCTTCAAGGTGGACGACGCCGCCGAGCTCGCCGAGCGCCACGCCCAGGCCAAGGAGGGCATCCAGAAGATGTTCTGGGCCAACTCCGAGGTGGCCGGCCTGGACCTCGGCCCGAACGGCCTGCTGGTGGAGTCCTTCCTGGACGGCAAGGAGTACCTGATCGAGGCGGTGGCCTGGGACGACGAGGTCTACCTCGGCTCGGTGGTGGACCGGATCACCGTCGAGGGCGCCACCTTCGACGACGACGTGCACCACGCGCCGACCTCGATGAGCGCCGAGGACCTCGCGGCCGTGCACGAGGTGGTCAAGGCGGGCCTGTGGTCCCAGGGCCTGCGCCGCAGCGTCGCGCACGCCGAGGTCCGCTTCCACCAGGGCAAGCCGTACCTGCTGGAGATCGCGGCCCGGGTCGGCGGCGGCGGCCTGGACGAGATCGCCCGGCTGACCGCCTCCCACGACCCGATCAAGGCCGTCGCCGACATCGGCGCGGGCGTGCGGCCGCAGGTCCGGCACTTCCGGCCGACCGGCGTGCACACCGCCTCGATGTGCCTGATCAGCGACGGCGGCGTGGTGCGCTCGATCGACGTGCCGGCCGAGGTCGCCGACTCCGCGAAGGCCTTCCTGCTGAAGATCACCGCCCGGCCCGGCGACGTGATCCTGCGCCCGCCGCACGGCAA of Kitasatospora viridis contains these proteins:
- a CDS encoding MFS transporter — protein: MTSTSLPPAAAAAHLTVGRAERLLLPAAFVTNLGNNIQLIAASLLVFRSTGTALSVGWVYIVTALPQVALSAAAGRLADRFDRRTLCLLADAASALAALALPAWLLAHGPARVGAYAVSFLLACLAALFTPASQALVKERIADERLGTFGSRYEMAVQAGMVLSGLVGGVVAQFAGVVPLFFFNAATFLASAACMLLIGRHRPVDRPAPAGERPARAGNGPVLRLGALYCVGSVIATTANTLLMVVVVRRFHQGSGLLGVVDALACVGMLIGAALYQRWQHRVDYRKLLLWGYLVCALLALVQPISVWTMLPGILLGGTTFALGRLPSRVELTRAVRADRAGRVFGTVNALGLAAAVLVTVLVATVCDQAGAVRGYLTLAAVTAMPTVLLAGSLLVPRWAPNSRRTQPGCTETS
- a CDS encoding ATP-grasp domain-containing protein, with product MKLLTIETVQYLSYYISRYRQVEAFGVDLYVLNGEGTPDFWPEEKYRLAGTRDVARIVELAQEWHKTEQFDGVITFSESAVITVAAVAEGLGLPTIGVAAAKASRNKYLMRQAHERGNAPHPAFRLVESAEDALAAAEEFGYPVIIKPTLGAGSNYVFKVDDAAELAERHAQAKEGIQKMFWANSEVAGLDLGPNGLLVESFLDGKEYLIEAVAWDDEVYLGSVVDRITVEGATFDDDVHHAPTSMSAEDLAAVHEVVKAGLWSQGLRRSVAHAEVRFHQGKPYLLEIAARVGGGGLDEIARLTASHDPIKAVADIGAGVRPQVRHFRPTGVHTASMCLISDGGVVRSIDVPAEVADSAKAFLLKITARPGDVILRPPHGNTIFGFLGTTGDSLEDAMATMNEFAEKITVELDPHPAEEQ